In Orenia metallireducens, the DNA window GTGAGCAGGGGTTAGGTGGTTGGAGTGTATGTAACTTGGGTTCTATTAATTTGATTCATTTTATAGATGAAGTTGGAGAGCTAAAGTGGGATGAATTAAGAAATACTGTTAGAACAGGAGTTAAATTCTTAGACCAGATTATTGATGAGAATGATTATATCTATCCTGAAATTGAAGAGAAGCAGAGTAAGATAAGAAGGATTGGCTTAGGTACTATGGGACTAGCTGATGCTATGTTATTGGCTGGAATTAGATATGGTTCAGAGAAGTCACTAGAGTTTATAGATAAGGTGTATTCCTTTATCAGAGATAATGCTTATGAGATGAGTGCAGAGTTGGCTAAAGAGAAGGGGGCTGCACCTGGTTTTGACAGAGAGAAATATTTAGATACTTACTTTATTAAGCAGTTACCTGAAGAGACAAGGGAGAAGATTGCTAAGTATGGAATCAGAAATTTATCAATTCTAACCCAAGCCCCAACAGGGACAACGGGAATGTTAGCAGGAGCCTCATCTGGTATAGAGCCTAACTTTAATTGGGAGTATTATAGACAGGATAATTTGGGGAAAAGGAAGGTCTATCATTGGTTGGCACAGGAATATAGAAATGAAGGTAAAGAACTTCCTGATTATTTTGTAACTGCACCAGAACTGACACCAGTAGAGCATATCAAGGTACAGGCTAGAATACAGAAGTATCTTGACTCTAGTATTAGTAAGACAGTTAACGCTCCCAAAGACCATACAATTGAAGAGGTTAAAACCTTGTATATGCAAGGGTACGACCTTGGTTGTAAAGGGACTACTTATTATCGTGATGGTTCTAGAAGTGGTGTCTTGGTCAATGAAGAAGAAACTGAAATAAAAGATAAAAAGGTAGTAGAGATGAAACAGAAAGAAGAGGCAGATTTTAAGGATGGTTTTGCCAAATGTCCAAGTTGTGGAGAATATTCTATGGGGATGCAGGAAGGATGTAATTTCTGTATGAGCTGCGGACATTCGAAATGTAGTTAATAGGAAAAATTCGGTCGGGAATTTTTCCATTACGAAGAGTTCGGAAGAACTCGTAGGGAGCAAACTTAGAGTAAGCAGAAAATCTAGTTTATAATCTAAAATATAAAAGTAAGTCTAAAATAGAGTAGAAAAATTCGGTCGGGAATTTTTCCATTACAAAGAGTCTGCAAGACTCGTAGGAAGCAAACTTAGAGCAAGCACAAAGTTTAGTTTATAGTCTAAAATTAAAAGTAGTGAAAATTGCAAAGTTATTAAATCCCCCTCATTAATTAATGAGGGGGATTTTTTATAATAGTTAACATTTATTTGATTATCGTTATTAAATCCTATTATATTTAAAATCAGTCCTAAGAATATAATAATATATTTGATACCGTCTAAGCTGCTATTAGGCTCTGTAGCTATGATTTCTCATAGTTGATTTTCCTTTTGATTTGGAGATGATAAATATTATACTTCCAATAATAAACAATAACATAAAAAGCAATACAATAATTTTTGGTATATTATATTTTCTCTCCTTTAAAAATAATTAATATTAACAGTAATCACTATAGTTTTTCTAATAATATTATTAGTTACCTGTAACTTGCTACTTGTTACTAAATTGTTATAATATCACTATCAACTGGTGATTTATATTAAAATTTGATCAATAGAAACAATTAAGAATAATTTTATACTAGCACCAATTTATTAAAATATCTTTAATTATTAGTAAATTTTGTTTTGACAAATTATTTTTCTCCTGTTATAATTAAAATTGACTAACGGGTCAATTTTTTATTTGTTCTTATTTGACTGGATAGTCAATGAGAAGAAGGGGGATAGAAATGGGCGATATATCGAAAAAAGATAGAATAATTACTGCGGCATTGAAATTATTTTCTGAAAATGGTTATCATAAAACAACAGTTAGTCAAATAGCCAATCAAGCAGAAGTTGCAAAGGGGACAGTTTATTGGTATTTTGATAGTAAAAAAGAGTTATTTCAAGCGATTATATTGACAGGGATACAAAGATTAGCAAGTAAGATCGAAAACAGAATTAAAGAAGAAGATGATATAATTGAAAAAATAAAATTAATAGTGATGATATATTTAGAATTTTTTGATAAAGGTAGACAGTACTTTAGGATGTTTCAAGAAGGGATGCTAGCTGTAATAGATGATAATTTTAAAAACAAGCTGATGGATTTTAGAACTAAACAAGCTGAGTTTATTGCTAAGATTATTGAACAAGGAAAGAAAGAAGAAAAAATTCGCTTAGATGTCGATAGTAAAGATATGGCTTATTTATTATTAACAATGCTTACTAGTTTCAATAGTCACTTACATTATGATAATGATTTTAATATTATTTCTAAAAAAGATACTATAATCAATATATTTTTACAGGGGATATCTAGATAATTATTAAAATTTTTATAAATAATCGACTAGTAGGTCAAAAAATAGGAGGGATATAATGAAGAACAAAGTAAGTGTTGCTGTAGTAATTTGTCTATTATTCAGTGCTATAACTATTTATGCTGCTGAATCTAATAATATAATGACTTTGAGTAAAGAAGAAGTAATTAATTTGGCATTCAAAAATAATGCTGAAATAGTCAAGCTAGAGAAGGATTTAGAGATTGCTAAAGAGAAGTTGGTTGAAGCCAAAGCTTCTTTTTATCCTAAAGTTGATTTAAGTAGTAGTTATACTAGATTAGGGGAAGCACCTGTAACACCTGATTTTACTACTAATCCATTTTCAATGAAAGAAGGTTCTCCTAATAGTTATTCTTTTCAGTTAGGATTACAGTATCCTCTTTATATGGGAGGACAGATAAGAATAGGATATGAGCAAGCCCAAAAAGATGTAGAGATGGCAGAATTAAACCTTAAGCAGAAGCAACATCAGCTAAGAGAAGAGGTGCTTACCCAATATTATAATATACTTCAAGCTAAAAAGATGGTTGAATTAAGTAAGCAGAACATAAACAAGATAGAGAGATATGTAGAGATTGCGCAAGCAAATAAAGAAGTTGGAATCTTTACCAATACTGAAGTTTTACAAGCAAGAATAAATTTGATTAGAGGTCAGCAAGGTTTATTGAAAGCTGAAAATGGTTTGAAATTAGCTAAGCTTGCTTTAAAGAATACCTTGAGTCTAGAAGATAATGTGATTTTAGAATTAAATGATGAACTAAATTGGCAAGAGGTGCAATTAACTGAAGAAGAGGTTAAAGAGTATGCCTTTGCTAATAGAATAGAGTTTAAGTTATTAGACTTAACAGAGGATAAATTAGAGCTTGGTTTAGATGCTGTAAAAGGAAGCAAATATCCTACTATAAGCTTAGCAAGTAGCTATAGCACTCAAAGTGATAAGTTGGAGATTGGTGATGGTGATTGGAATGTCACTTTAATGTTAAATTATGAGCTTTTTGATGGTGGAATTAAGAAATCTAAGATTAAACAGACTGAAAAAGAGTTAGAAAAGTTTCAGATTGATAAAAAACAAGCTAGAGATGGAATTGAGTTAGAGATTAAGCAGAGTTTATTAAAATTATCTGAAGCTAAGAAAAGTATTGAGTTAATGAAGTTGAGTTTGGAAGAATCTAAAAAGAATTTAAACGATACAGAATTGAAGTATCAAGAAGGAATCATAACTAGTTTTGATGTACTTAATGCACAGACTACCTTACAAGAAGTGCAGACTGATTATTATCAAGCTATTTATGATTATAATTTAGCCGTGGTCAATTTAGAAAGAGTAATGGCTAAGGTTATTGATTAATATAAGGGGGTATGATGATGGAGTTTAAAGATAGATCTAATAAGTTAGTTATGTTAGTTTTAATTATAAGTGTGATAAGCTTATTGTTTGTGGGATGTGGTAAGGAGAAAGCTACCACAAATATGACAGAAGGAATTAAGCAGGTTGAAAAAGAGGTTAAAGTTCCCGTAGAGGTTTTAGAGGCTAAAACAGGAGAATTAGTTGAATATATTACAGCAGCAGCTCAAGCTGAGCCTATTAAATCAATACAGGTAACTCCACAATTACAAGGGGAAGTAGGAAAGGTTTATGTATCTATAGGTGATAAAGTAAATAAAGGTGATAAATTATTGACTTTAGACAAGGAAAATATCTTGATTCAAGTTGAACAAGCAAAAGCAGGGCTGCAGGCTGCTCAAGCTAATCTAGAGAAGCTTTTAAAAGGGACTAGAGAAGAGCGGTTAGCTCAATTAAGAGCCCAGCTTGAACAAGCTAAAAGCAATTATGAACAGACCAAAAAATCTTATGAAAGGCAGAAAAAATTATATGAGCAAGAGATTATCTCAGAGCAGCAATTAGAAACAATTAAAGTTCAATATGTAACTGCTAAAAGTAGTTATGAATCAGCCAAACAAGAATTAACATTAGCTAAAAACCCTTCAACTAAAGAGGAGATTAAGGCATTAGAAGCTCAAGTAGAACAGGCTGAATCTAATTTGAAGTCAGCTAAACTACAATTAGATCATACAGAAATTACTGCACCTATCTCTGGAATTATTGTTAAGGTTAATGTTGAGGCTGGAGAGATAGCAGGTATGCAACCTGTAGTAGCTATTGTCGATATTGATAAGATCAAAACTATTGCTTATATAAGTGAAAGTAATGTAAATAAGGTTAATGTTGGTGATGAAGTAAAGGTTAATTTCAACGCTTTAAATAAAGAGTTTGTTGGAAAGGTTAAGAGTATTAGTCCTGTTGCAGATAAAGTTAAGAGGAGTTTTCCAGTAGAGGTTGTTATTGACAACAAGTCAAATATAATCAAAGCAGGAATGTATGGAGAGATCAAATTTAAAGCAAATATAAGTTCCGGACAGGTGGTTATTCCTCAAGCAGCAATATTAAGTGAAAATGGCTTAGAATATGTCTATATTATTAAAGATAATATAGCCATTAGAAAAGAAGTAAAGATAGGATTGGCAACTGCTAAAGAAGCTATTGTTTTAGAAGGAATTCAAGCAGGTGATCAAGTAATTGTTAAAGGTCAAGAAGATATTAAAGCTGATACTAAAGTTGAGGTAGTAAATCGAGGTGATAAATAATGAAATTATCAGATTTTTCTGTTGAACGACCAGTTACAATAACTATGGTAGTTCTGGCGATAATGTTGATAGGAGTGGTATCCCTAACTAAACTACCTATTGACCTGTTCCCAGAGATGAATTTACCATATGTAGCTGTTATAACAAATTATACTGGAGCAGATCCAGAAGAGATTGAAAAGACAGTAACCCGCCCAATAGAAGAGTCTATGGCTACTGTTGATAATATAGATGAATTATTCTCAACATCTAGTGAAGGTAGTTCTATGGTTTTAATGGCCCTTAATTGGGGGACAGATATGGACTTTGCTACCTTAGACATGAGAGAGAAGATAGATAGGATTGAAGAGTATTTACCAGAAGATGCAAGTAAACCGATGGTGCTTAAATTTGACCCTAGCCAGATGCCAATTATGCAGATTGCTATCTCAGGTGGTAGTTTAGAGAAGTTAAAGAAGATTGCTGAGGATAAGATTAAGCCTAATTTAGAGAGAATCTCTGGTGTAGCTTCTGCTAATATCACTGGTGGAAGAGAGAGGGAAATTCAGATTAATGTTGATCAAGAGAGGTTATTGTCTTACGGATTGAGTTTGGACTCTTTATCAGCAAGTATAAGTCAAGGGAATTTAAACCTATCTGGTGGTTCTTTAGAATATGGTAATAAGAAACTTTTAGTAAAGACAGTAGGAGAATTTACTAGTGTTGATGAGATAAAAGAGTTAGAGATATTAACTCCTCAAGGGCAGAAGATTGCCTTAGCTGATGTAGCTACTGTAGAGGATACTTATAAAGAGGTCAACACTTATGCTTACTTGAATGGGGAGGCAAGTATCGGTTTAGTAATTCAGAAGCAGAGTGGAACAAATACTGTAAAGGTAGCAACTGCTGTTAAGAAGGAATTAGAGAAGATAAAAGATAAATTACAAGGCGAGATAGAAGTAAAGATAGTTATGAATCAAGCGACCTTTATTGAAGATGCAGTTAATAATGTTAAAAAGAGTGCAATACAAGGTGCTATCTTGGCTATAATAATCTTATTCATCTTCTTAAGAGACATTAGAAGTACCTTCATTATTGCAACTACAATTCCTATCTCTATTATTACAGCCTTTATCTTAATGTATTTTGCTGATTTAACCTTGAATTTAATGACCTTAGGTGCGGTGGCATTAGGGGTAGGAATGCTAGTAGATAATGCGATTGTAGTTCTTGAGAATATCTATCGCCACCGTCAAGAATCAGAAAGTAGAATTGAAGCTGCTAAGAAGGGAACTGCTGAGGTAGGTACAGCTATTTTGGCTTCTACTTTGACTACAGGAGCAGTATTC includes these proteins:
- a CDS encoding TetR/AcrR family transcriptional regulator is translated as MGDISKKDRIITAALKLFSENGYHKTTVSQIANQAEVAKGTVYWYFDSKKELFQAIILTGIQRLASKIENRIKEEDDIIEKIKLIVMIYLEFFDKGRQYFRMFQEGMLAVIDDNFKNKLMDFRTKQAEFIAKIIEQGKKEEKIRLDVDSKDMAYLLLTMLTSFNSHLHYDNDFNIISKKDTIINIFLQGISR
- a CDS encoding TolC family protein, which gives rise to MKNKVSVAVVICLLFSAITIYAAESNNIMTLSKEEVINLAFKNNAEIVKLEKDLEIAKEKLVEAKASFYPKVDLSSSYTRLGEAPVTPDFTTNPFSMKEGSPNSYSFQLGLQYPLYMGGQIRIGYEQAQKDVEMAELNLKQKQHQLREEVLTQYYNILQAKKMVELSKQNINKIERYVEIAQANKEVGIFTNTEVLQARINLIRGQQGLLKAENGLKLAKLALKNTLSLEDNVILELNDELNWQEVQLTEEEVKEYAFANRIEFKLLDLTEDKLELGLDAVKGSKYPTISLASSYSTQSDKLEIGDGDWNVTLMLNYELFDGGIKKSKIKQTEKELEKFQIDKKQARDGIELEIKQSLLKLSEAKKSIELMKLSLEESKKNLNDTELKYQEGIITSFDVLNAQTTLQEVQTDYYQAIYDYNLAVVNLERVMAKVID
- a CDS encoding adenosylcobalamin-dependent ribonucleoside-diphosphate reductase — encoded protein: MLPRWDEQRQKVFEDRYALKDENGALIEVTPQEMWKRIARVLAKGNDKLHKEYYHALEDFKFVPAGRQLAGIGNKGDVTFYNCYVIPFHNRKNPEEGLDSRGAIMDTISSCVEISARGGGVGLNWSVLRPRDSYVAGVNGKSSGTVSWMKAMNGVILQVIQGGSRRGAQMYLLEDWHPDILEFITVKENLEELNGANLSVGISDDFMEAVKNDEEWVLKFPDTSYHKYNTEWEGDIQDWESKGYPVKEYKRIKAREMWDLICKSALNTAEPGVIFLERYNKWSNTRGIERIIATNPCGEQGLGGWSVCNLGSINLIHFIDEVGELKWDELRNTVRTGVKFLDQIIDENDYIYPEIEEKQSKIRRIGLGTMGLADAMLLAGIRYGSEKSLEFIDKVYSFIRDNAYEMSAELAKEKGAAPGFDREKYLDTYFIKQLPEETREKIAKYGIRNLSILTQAPTGTTGMLAGASSGIEPNFNWEYYRQDNLGKRKVYHWLAQEYRNEGKELPDYFVTAPELTPVEHIKVQARIQKYLDSSISKTVNAPKDHTIEEVKTLYMQGYDLGCKGTTYYRDGSRSGVLVNEEETEIKDKKVVEMKQKEEADFKDGFAKCPSCGEYSMGMQEGCNFCMSCGHSKCS
- a CDS encoding efflux RND transporter periplasmic adaptor subunit, with translation MEFKDRSNKLVMLVLIISVISLLFVGCGKEKATTNMTEGIKQVEKEVKVPVEVLEAKTGELVEYITAAAQAEPIKSIQVTPQLQGEVGKVYVSIGDKVNKGDKLLTLDKENILIQVEQAKAGLQAAQANLEKLLKGTREERLAQLRAQLEQAKSNYEQTKKSYERQKKLYEQEIISEQQLETIKVQYVTAKSSYESAKQELTLAKNPSTKEEIKALEAQVEQAESNLKSAKLQLDHTEITAPISGIIVKVNVEAGEIAGMQPVVAIVDIDKIKTIAYISESNVNKVNVGDEVKVNFNALNKEFVGKVKSISPVADKVKRSFPVEVVIDNKSNIIKAGMYGEIKFKANISSGQVVIPQAAILSENGLEYVYIIKDNIAIRKEVKIGLATAKEAIVLEGIQAGDQVIVKGQEDIKADTKVEVVNRGDK